A genomic stretch from Thermostichus vulcanus str. 'Rupite' includes:
- a CDS encoding sirohydrochlorin chelatase, with protein sequence MPLFPLVFLVCHGSRDPEYQQALADLLARVRQRIPLTVELAQLEGQPLSLADQIDHQLQARLPRQVGWSPGRVVLLSLFMGGGSHVEEDLPAALQQVQARWPHLKIRLTPPIGSHPAVWDLLAARIHTHLQDASERADAWIVLAHGSRLPGFAAQLQAGIQQLEQRLPGIPLHMAFVAQPPMLEAAVIHCLRLSQHHLRLLPFFLFPGGLLRALHSQAQQLQREWPLLKIQVEPPLWQDPLLIEAIADTVEGAFPALE encoded by the coding sequence ATGCCCTTATTTCCACTGGTGTTTTTGGTTTGCCATGGCAGCCGGGATCCCGAGTATCAACAGGCTTTGGCGGATTTGTTGGCGCGGGTGCGGCAGCGGATCCCGTTGACGGTGGAGCTAGCCCAGCTGGAAGGGCAGCCTCTGAGCTTGGCAGACCAAATCGATCACCAGCTCCAGGCCCGTTTGCCGCGTCAGGTGGGGTGGTCGCCCGGTCGGGTGGTGCTGCTGTCGCTGTTCATGGGGGGGGGATCCCATGTGGAGGAGGATTTGCCCGCAGCGCTGCAACAGGTACAGGCCCGCTGGCCACACCTGAAAATCCGGCTTACCCCTCCGATTGGAAGCCATCCGGCTGTGTGGGATCTGCTGGCGGCTCGTATTCATACCCATCTGCAGGATGCTTCCGAGCGGGCGGATGCCTGGATTGTGCTGGCCCATGGCAGTCGTCTGCCGGGGTTTGCGGCTCAGTTACAGGCCGGGATCCAACAATTGGAGCAGCGCTTGCCCGGGATCCCCTTACACATGGCCTTTGTCGCCCAACCACCGATGTTGGAAGCGGCTGTCATTCATTGCTTGCGCTTGAGCCAACATCACCTGCGGTTGCTGCCGTTTTTTCTGTTTCCAGGCGGGCTGCTGCGCGCTTTGCACTCTCAAGCCCAGCAGTTACAACGGGAATGGCCGCTGCTGAAAATCCAGGTGGAGCCGCCCCTCTGGCAAGATCCACTCTTGATCGAGGCGATTGCCGACACAGTTGAGGGGGCTTTTCCAGCGCTAGAATAG
- the cobA gene encoding uroporphyrinogen-III C-methyltransferase, protein MGKVYLVGAGPGDPGLLTVKGKALLAHADVVIYDALVGGPILDLIPASAERIYAGKNRGAHTLPQEQITALLIEKAQTAAVVVRLKGGDPFVFGRGGEEMLALVQAGIAVEVVPGITAGIAASAYAGIPLTHREFSSSVAFVTGHEAAGKYRPEVNWRALATAVETLVVYMGMHNLSHIVAELLAGGKAPDTPVALIRWGTTPQQEIHLYRLDQLQRQPPDVAPPTVVVIGAVVNLAMVLPHFSPLGL, encoded by the coding sequence ATGGGCAAGGTGTATTTGGTGGGGGCAGGGCCAGGGGATCCGGGGTTGCTGACGGTGAAGGGGAAAGCCCTGCTGGCCCATGCGGATGTGGTGATTTACGATGCCCTGGTGGGGGGGCCAATTTTGGACTTGATCCCAGCCAGCGCCGAACGGATCTATGCCGGCAAAAACCGGGGCGCTCATACGCTGCCTCAGGAGCAGATTACAGCCCTACTGATTGAAAAGGCCCAGACTGCAGCGGTGGTGGTGCGCCTCAAGGGTGGGGATCCCTTCGTGTTTGGGCGGGGCGGGGAAGAAATGCTGGCTCTAGTACAGGCGGGGATTGCCGTAGAGGTGGTGCCGGGCATTACGGCGGGAATTGCGGCCAGTGCCTATGCCGGGATCCCCTTGACCCATCGGGAGTTCAGCTCTTCGGTAGCCTTTGTCACGGGGCATGAAGCAGCGGGGAAATATCGCCCTGAGGTGAACTGGCGGGCTTTGGCGACGGCGGTGGAAACGCTGGTGGTGTACATGGGTATGCACAACCTCAGCCATATCGTGGCGGAATTACTGGCAGGCGGTAAGGCCCCCGATACCCCGGTTGCCCTAATTCGCTGGGGTACGACTCCGCAGCAAGAGATTCACCTGTACCGGTTGGATCAGTTGCAGAGGCAGCCACCCGATGTCGCTCCACCGACGGTGGTGGTGATTGGTGCGGTGGTCAATTTGGCCATGGTATTGCCCCACTTTAGCCCCTTAGGGTTGTAG